The following proteins are co-located in the Actinomycetota bacterium genome:
- a CDS encoding TetR/AcrR family transcriptional regulator, whose amino-acid sequence MTFEPLTAERRRAMTRQHLLDAAAIVFARNGFHGSTLDEVAATAGFTKGAVYSNFKSKDDLFLELLDDRVDRQFAVVTEILETGSHEAAEQFPRIREILRSDMFWGDEFVTLWLEFVLYARRNPEAQEKLAASAQRSRVQVQALIEHEYATIGVSPRYPVRDLAEISLALFGGLGIDRLVNPSAVTDETLDTTLSFLYDAMGVEREGERS is encoded by the coding sequence ATGACCTTCGAGCCCCTCACGGCCGAGCGACGACGCGCCATGACGCGGCAGCACCTGCTGGACGCCGCCGCGATCGTCTTTGCCCGCAACGGGTTCCACGGCTCCACGCTCGACGAGGTCGCCGCCACCGCCGGCTTCACCAAGGGCGCCGTCTACTCGAACTTCAAGAGCAAGGACGATCTGTTCCTCGAGCTCCTCGACGACCGCGTCGATCGGCAGTTCGCGGTCGTGACCGAGATTCTGGAGACCGGCTCACACGAGGCGGCGGAGCAGTTCCCGCGCATCCGCGAGATCCTGCGCAGCGACATGTTCTGGGGTGACGAGTTCGTCACGCTCTGGCTCGAGTTCGTGCTCTACGCGAGACGCAACCCCGAGGCGCAGGAGAAGCTGGCGGCGAGTGCCCAGCGGTCGCGCGTGCAGGTGCAGGCGCTCATCGAGCACGAGTACGCGACCATCGGTGTGAGCCCGCGCTACCCGGTGCGTGACCTCGCCGAGATCTCCTTGGCTCTGTTCGGCGGCCTCGGTATCGATCGCCTCGTCAACCCATCGGCGGTCACCGACGAGACGCTCGACACCACCCTCTCGTTTCTGTACGACGCAATGGGTGTGGAGCGTGAGGGCGAACGATCATGA
- a CDS encoding DEAD/DEAH box helicase — MPADAVSRLARRSITTPFPIQAAVVPDALAGHDICGRAPTGSGKTLAFGLALAESAIGGASRRPVALVLEPTRELALQVSTELGLLLGPAEARRVLAVYGGVGYDAQRKALRRGVNIVVATPGRLEDLIERGDVALDDVATVVVDEADRMADMGFLPAVERLLDATRSDRQTLLFSATLDGDVDVLVRRYQRAPRRHVVDLGDDHAKVAHLFWRAPKGERIQLTAAAVARHGRAIVFCRTRHGADRLARQLGTSGITAAAIHGSRSQAQRERALAAFAADSVQALVATDVAARGIHVDAVLCVVHFDPPAESKDYLHRSGRTGRAGAPGTVITLVGDEHRVAVKALQRDLGLSPGLDAPPGSDPPRAASVPPASPAPVQAIAKAKAPRRKVDTRRRARPSLATGTVKWFDAKRGFGFIVPELGGGDIFVHQSEIQLAGFRRLSEGQRVQFELNQGQQGMQASTVKLVS, encoded by the coding sequence GTGCCCGCCGACGCCGTGTCGCGTCTCGCTCGCCGCTCGATCACGACGCCATTTCCGATCCAAGCCGCGGTCGTGCCGGACGCGCTCGCGGGCCACGACATCTGTGGCCGGGCCCCGACGGGTTCCGGCAAGACTCTCGCCTTCGGGCTCGCCCTCGCCGAGTCCGCCATCGGTGGCGCGTCGCGCCGGCCGGTGGCGCTCGTCCTGGAGCCCACTCGCGAGCTGGCGCTGCAGGTCAGCACCGAGCTGGGTCTGCTCCTGGGGCCCGCAGAAGCGCGTCGCGTCCTCGCGGTCTACGGAGGGGTCGGCTACGACGCGCAGCGCAAGGCTCTGCGGCGCGGCGTCAACATCGTCGTAGCCACGCCGGGTCGGCTCGAGGACCTGATCGAGCGCGGCGACGTCGCGCTCGACGACGTCGCCACTGTCGTCGTCGACGAAGCGGACCGCATGGCCGACATGGGCTTTCTGCCTGCAGTCGAACGGCTGCTGGACGCAACGCGTTCGGACCGGCAGACGCTGCTGTTCTCGGCCACGCTCGACGGGGACGTCGACGTTCTCGTCCGCCGGTACCAGCGCGCCCCGCGCCGCCACGTCGTGGACCTCGGCGACGATCACGCTAAGGTCGCTCATCTCTTCTGGCGGGCGCCGAAGGGCGAGCGCATCCAGCTCACCGCGGCCGCAGTTGCTCGCCACGGACGCGCGATCGTCTTCTGCCGGACCCGCCACGGCGCCGACCGGTTGGCCCGCCAGCTCGGCACCAGCGGCATCACCGCGGCGGCGATTCACGGAAGCCGCTCACAGGCCCAGCGTGAGCGCGCGCTCGCCGCCTTCGCCGCCGATTCCGTGCAAGCGCTCGTGGCCACCGATGTGGCCGCTCGGGGCATCCACGTCGACGCGGTCCTCTGCGTCGTCCACTTCGATCCCCCCGCGGAGTCCAAGGATTACCTGCACCGGTCGGGCCGGACCGGCCGCGCCGGCGCCCCAGGGACGGTGATCACGTTGGTCGGCGACGAGCACCGCGTCGCGGTGAAGGCGCTGCAGCGTGATCTGGGCCTCAGTCCCGGCCTCGACGCGCCTCCCGGGTCAGACCCGCCGCGAGCTGCGTCGGTACCGCCGGCGTCGCCGGCGCCCGTACAGGCGATTGCGAAGGCGAAGGCGCCGCGCCGCAAGGTCGACACGAGACGACGGGCACGCCCGAGCCTCGCGACGGGCACCGTCAAATGGTTCGACGCCAAGAGGGGCTTCGGCTTCATCGTCCCGGAGCTGGGCGGTGGCGACATCTTCGTCCACCAGAGCGAGATCCAGCTCGCGGGCTTCCGCCGGCTCTCGGAAGGCCAGCGCGTCCAGTTCGAGCTCAACCAGGGCCAACAAGGCATGCAGGCCAGCACGGTGAAGCTCGTCAGCTGA